A genomic stretch from Candidatus Zixiibacteriota bacterium includes:
- a CDS encoding DUF4238 domain-containing protein, whose product MERNPQQAVGQPVMNNILVKNQHYIPEGFLKGFTDSDGKLVEVLLRNKKIYRTSPSNSMSEKFVYEHDNLRRNTLEKYFAKLDSNIVPRIKLINKEIERLKNNDSSIEQIKAMIEELLPIFVIFYYRSGALLTESSFFDARMKIPLLTEKILNHQYIKALSQTIILGYNFALIESNNDFLLSDQFMSTAALDIKGQIANISNRHIGFIETLILIPISSIYYIVYWNSQRKFVLENNTFKLLDNNQVIQFNSIIINNSYIKCVGAEEERIKEVTHAFHEEYPSQIFIGGGKSGRTFGATRKKEVFFYDIDKKAFELFDPGYYSMFKKLKRNDPCACPSGKKYKKCHMDAFVKFESLINNKIATGNYVKDIRIKGTIACELPIDSWGSQ is encoded by the coding sequence ATGGAACGAAATCCACAGCAAGCTGTGGGGCAGCCGGTCATGAATAATATTCTTGTCAAAAATCAACATTATATCCCGGAAGGATTCCTTAAAGGATTCACCGATTCTGATGGTAAATTGGTTGAAGTCCTTTTGAGGAACAAGAAAATTTATCGGACTAGCCCTTCTAATTCAATGTCTGAGAAATTTGTATACGAGCATGATAACCTAAGAAGGAATACATTAGAAAAGTATTTTGCCAAATTAGATAGTAACATTGTACCAAGAATTAAACTTATTAATAAGGAAATCGAAAGGCTAAAAAACAATGATTCATCAATTGAACAAATAAAAGCTATGATTGAAGAGTTATTGCCCATCTTTGTAATTTTCTATTACCGAAGTGGAGCGTTATTGACGGAATCGTCATTCTTCGATGCAAGGATGAAAATACCACTTCTCACTGAGAAAATACTAAACCATCAATATATTAAAGCACTAAGTCAAACGATTATACTTGGCTACAATTTTGCTCTTATTGAGAGTAATAATGACTTTTTATTAAGTGATCAATTTATGTCGACAGCAGCTTTGGATATAAAAGGTCAAATCGCGAATATTAGCAATAGGCATATAGGATTTATAGAAACATTAATATTGATACCAATATCTTCTATATATTATATAGTGTACTGGAATAGCCAACGAAAATTCGTACTAGAAAATAATACCTTTAAGCTATTAGACAATAATCAAGTCATTCAGTTTAACTCTATCATAATTAATAATTCGTATATCAAATGTGTTGGCGCTGAGGAAGAGCGAATTAAGGAAGTGACCCATGCATTTCATGAAGAATATCCATCACAAATATTCATCGGCGGAGGGAAGTCCGGACGCACTTTTGGGGCAACAAGAAAGAAAGAGGTTTTTTTCTATGATATAGATAAGAAGGCTTTTGAATTATTTGATCCTGGATATTACTCCATGTTTAAAAAATTAAAGCGTAATGACCCTTGCGCATGCCCCAGTGGTAAAAAGTATAAAAAATGCCATATGGATGCATTTGTCAAATTCGAGTCCTTAATCAATAATAAAATAGCAACTGGTAATTATGTTAAGGATATAAGAATAAAAGGCACAATAGCATGTGAATTACCGATTGATTCTTGGGGCAGTCAGTAG